Proteins from one Anopheles nili chromosome 2, idAnoNiliSN_F5_01, whole genome shotgun sequence genomic window:
- the LOC128721926 gene encoding 5-hydroxytryptamine receptor 1-like — MDPANGVPASKHRADLDGVPVALSVATTAAHLLLIGPSPSAAATTESAAQPYSVYGANLSSLAYLDANATAALWPTDWPFGFSTPSSPSSPSSSPSAAGPPDGSPDVTASTIVISIVLLAVIVGTVIGNVLVCVAVCLVRKLRRPCNYLLVSLAISDLCVALLVMPMALLYEVLEEWRFGEVFCDIWVAFDVLSCTASILNLCAISVDRYWAITKPLEYGVKRTPRRMIACIVLVWLAAACISLPPLLILGNEHEINGQPACSVCQNFFYQIYATLGSFYIPLAVMLFVYFQIFRAARRIVMEEKRAQKRLESAINGATQPLATGKPTTTTMGTTPVAAGPGERVKGAVKGAVKGATGGSPQNKRLRFQLAKERKASTTLGIIMSAFTVCWLPFFILALVRPFMKDDHRTLSSFFLWLGYANSLLNPIIYATLNRDFRKPFQEILYFRCSSLNNMMREDFYHSQYGDPGSQRLVITHDGGARESFL, encoded by the coding sequence ATGGATCCGGCCAACGGCGTCCCTGCCAGCAAGCACCGTGCGGACCTCGACGGCGTCCCGGTGGCGCTTTCCGTGGCCACAACCGCCGCCCATCTGCTGCTAATCGGGCCGAGTCCTTCGGCGGCCGCCACGACCGAATCTGCCGCCCAGCCGTACTCGGTGTACGGCGCTAACCTGAGCTCTCTAGCGTACCTGGATGCGAACGCGACCGCGGCCTTGTGGCCCACCGATTGGCCCtttgggttttccacgccatcgtcgccgtcgtcgccgtcgtcgtcgccgtcggcTGCAGGACCTCCCGACGGTTCTCCAGACGTGACCGCGTCGACGATCGTGATCAGCATCGTCCTATTGGCCGTGATCGTTGGCACCGTGATCGGTAACGTGCTGGTGTGCGTGGCCGTGTGTCTCGTGCGCAAACTGCGTCGTCCTTGCAACTACCTGCTCGTGTCACTGGCCATTTCCGACCTCTGTGTGGCGCTTCTCGTGATGCCGATGGCGCTGCTGTACGAGGTGCTCGAAGAGTGGCGCTTTGGTGAGGTGTTCTGTGACATTTGGGTCGCATTCGATGTGCTCTCGTGTACGGCCTCCATCCTAAATCTGTGTGCCATCTCGGTCGATCGGTACTGGGCGATCACGAAACCGCTCGAGTATGGTGTCAAACGAACGCCTCGGCGTATGATCGCCTGCATCGTGCTGGTGTGGCTCGCTGCGGCCTGCATTTCACTACCACCGTTGCTGATCCTCGGGAATGAGCACGAAATCAACGGGCAACCGGCGTGCTCGGTGTGTCAGAACTTTTTCTACCAGATCTACGCCACGCTCGGTTCGTTCTACATCCCGCTTGCCGTCATGCTGTTCGTGTACTTCCAGATTTTCCGCGCGGCTCGGCGCATCgtgatggaggaaaaacgcgCCCAAAAGCGGCTCGAGAGTGCGATAAATGGTGCCACACAGCCACTAGCGACGGGGAAgccaacgacaacgacgatgggGACCACGCCAGTTGCCGCTGGTCCGGGTGAACGTGTAAAAGGTGCCGTTAAGGGTGCAGTTAAGGGCGCAACCGGTGGTTCACCACAGAACAAACGGTTACGATTTCAGCTGGCGAAGGAGCGTAAAGCTTCGACCACGCTCGGTATCATAATGTCCGCGTTTACCGTGTGTTGGTTGCCATTTTTTATCCTCGCACTGGTGCGCCCATTCATGAAGGACGACCATCGTACGctgtcgtcctttttcctgtGGCTCGGGTACGCCAACTCGCTGCTCAATCCGATCATCTACGCCACGCTGAACCGCGACTTCCGCAAACCGTTCCAGGAGATCCTGTACTTCCGGTGTTCGAGCCTCAACAACATGATGCGGGAGGACTTTTACCACAGCCAGTACGGTGATCCTGGCTCGCAGCGGCTCGTCATCACGCACGATGGTGGTGCCCGCGAAAGCTTCCTGTGA